Proteins found in one Mucilaginibacter gracilis genomic segment:
- a CDS encoding TonB-dependent receptor: protein MFSNFYKNLFLLLLVMTSFNLAMAKNITNTEDPATGTVKGKVLSSDKQPLTGVTVGLKDTKYLTVTDNNGNFRLKAPAGNYILQLTFIGLSPLEQAVAISAGKTTAVPDILLSDSYAQLQEVVISTAKKNKSVSKESDYIARMPLKNLENPQVYTVIPKELLKEQAVVAYSQALANATGAVSGAKAGNGQNYLILRGFADPGFIRNGLTSPQYTDVDPANLERIEVLKGPSGTLFGSAQISYGGLVNRVTKKPLDGTFANVSYTSGSYSLSRFTADVNTPVNKDSSALFRINLASHHEGSFQDYGITQNYFVAPVFTYRINKRLDLLVEGEYYTRKATSTPILTIPATSGIKSLDQLSSSIYKKSFLTNEIAFKGTVTNFNMQLNYKMSDNWTSSTNLASSHTDYDYPFLAATIASDTLLTRAAGKTYYDLNFLELQQNFNGKFFLAGMQHRILVGMDYLQRRHTFYSSRAAYDKFNYRKSSGPYVGIDQFDAAIAKLTYNPSKPNSNIYAAYVSDVIDLTSRLNVMGSLRYDDYVDNGSANYKQGSLSPKLGIVYQLVKSHVSLFGNYMNGFNNVSGFDQNGNAFKPQHANQWEGGVKAEYLDGRLTSTVSYYDIKVENILRKDPANSAFSIQDGTQRSKGLEAEFIGNPVKGLNIIAGYGLNDSRYVQSNPDIQGHRPALVPNNTLNYWVSYTLYQGAAKGLGIGAGGNYYGQNFFDDANIVNIASANVLAASVFYNQPKFRISLKADNLTNEKYWVSSTPQMPARVLGSLELKF from the coding sequence ATGTTCTCTAATTTTTACAAGAACCTGTTCTTGCTATTGCTGGTGATGACCAGTTTCAACCTGGCTATGGCCAAAAATATCACGAATACTGAAGACCCTGCCACCGGAACGGTTAAGGGTAAAGTACTCTCGTCAGATAAACAACCGCTTACCGGCGTAACCGTTGGTTTGAAAGATACCAAATATCTTACTGTAACAGACAATAACGGCAACTTCCGCTTAAAAGCCCCGGCTGGCAATTATATACTGCAATTAACCTTTATAGGCCTGTCTCCCTTGGAGCAGGCTGTGGCCATCAGCGCAGGGAAGACTACGGCTGTACCTGACATATTGCTCAGTGATTCTTACGCGCAATTGCAGGAGGTGGTGATCAGTACCGCCAAGAAGAATAAATCAGTCAGCAAGGAATCCGATTATATCGCGCGGATGCCGCTGAAGAACCTGGAAAATCCGCAGGTTTATACTGTGATCCCCAAAGAGCTGCTAAAAGAGCAGGCGGTAGTAGCGTATTCGCAGGCTCTCGCGAACGCGACTGGTGCTGTCAGTGGCGCTAAAGCCGGTAATGGGCAGAATTATTTGATATTAAGGGGCTTTGCCGATCCCGGTTTTATCCGGAACGGCTTGACCAGCCCGCAATATACCGATGTTGATCCGGCTAACCTGGAGCGCATCGAGGTTTTAAAAGGGCCGTCAGGGACGCTATTTGGCAGTGCCCAGATTTCCTATGGCGGCCTGGTGAACCGGGTAACCAAAAAACCATTGGATGGTACTTTTGCTAACGTTTCTTATACCAGCGGCTCTTACAGCCTCAGCCGTTTTACCGCCGATGTTAATACGCCGGTCAACAAAGATTCGAGCGCGCTTTTTCGCATCAATCTCGCTTCGCACCACGAGGGTAGCTTCCAGGACTACGGTATTACCCAAAACTATTTCGTGGCACCGGTATTTACCTATCGGATCAATAAACGCCTCGATCTTTTGGTGGAAGGTGAATACTACACCCGCAAGGCGACAAGCACGCCTATCCTGACCATCCCGGCAACTTCGGGTATTAAAAGCCTGGATCAGTTAAGCAGCAGCATTTATAAAAAATCGTTCCTGACCAATGAAATAGCCTTTAAGGGAACGGTGACCAATTTCAACATGCAGCTGAATTATAAAATGTCCGATAACTGGACTTCCAGTACCAACCTGGCCAGTTCGCATACTGATTACGATTATCCATTTTTAGCCGCTACCATTGCCAGCGATACCTTGTTGACCCGCGCCGCCGGAAAGACCTATTATGATCTCAACTTTTTAGAACTGCAACAAAACTTCAATGGTAAATTTTTTCTGGCAGGGATGCAGCACCGCATTTTAGTCGGGATGGATTATTTACAACGCAGGCATACGTTCTATTCCAGCCGTGCTGCTTATGATAAGTTCAATTATCGGAAATCATCAGGCCCATATGTCGGCATAGACCAGTTTGATGCCGCGATTGCCAAGTTGACCTATAATCCAAGCAAGCCCAATAGTAATATATACGCCGCTTATGTTTCGGACGTAATCGACCTGACCAGCCGCCTGAACGTCATGGGCAGTTTGCGTTATGATGATTACGTGGATAACGGTAGCGCTAATTACAAACAAGGGTCCTTATCACCTAAGCTGGGTATCGTTTATCAATTGGTTAAAAGCCATGTATCGCTGTTCGGTAATTACATGAACGGCTTTAATAATGTGAGTGGCTTTGACCAGAATGGTAACGCTTTTAAACCGCAACACGCCAACCAATGGGAAGGTGGTGTTAAAGCGGAATATTTAGACGGCAGATTGACTTCTACCGTTAGCTATTATGATATCAAGGTGGAGAACATCCTGCGAAAAGATCCGGCCAACAGCGCCTTTTCAATTCAGGACGGCACCCAGCGCAGTAAAGGGCTGGAAGCGGAATTTATCGGCAATCCCGTTAAGGGTTTAAACATTATCGCTGGTTATGGTTTGAATGACAGCCGTTATGTACAATCCAACCCGGATATCCAGGGTCACCGCCCGGCACTGGTGCCCAACAATACGCTGAACTATTGGGTAAGCTATACGCTATATCAGGGGGCTGCTAAAGGTTTAGGTATCGGGGCTGGCGGAAATTACTACGGGCAGAATTTTTTTGATGATGCCAATATTGTAAATATTGCTTCTGCTAATGTATTAGCCGCTTCTGTGTTTTACAACCAGCCGAAGTTCAGGATCTCGCTGAAAGCTGATAACCTGACCAATGAGAAATACTGGGTATCCTCCACGCCGCAAATGCCTGCCCGTGTACTTGGTTCACTGGAACTTAAATTTTAA